A genomic segment from Flavobacterium litorale encodes:
- a CDS encoding NAD-dependent epimerase — protein sequence MKILVTGAAGFIGYHLSEKLLSLGHTIVGLDSINDYYDVNLKLARLSQLGIENVEDGKLLSGSKHSNQFKFIKLNLEDKEAINNLFQTEQFDSICNLAAQAGVRYSIENPHAYIDSNIVGFINILEACRNFNVKKLVYASSSSVYGLNDKIPFSTDDNVDNPVSLYAATKKSNELMAHTYSHLFGIKTIGLRFFTVYGPWGRPDMAMFLFTDAVFNNKPIKVFNEGNLSRDFTYIDDIVQGVVATLLEEGDANAPLYELYNIGNSQPVKLMDFISEIEKVTNKTVAKNYLPMQPGDVEKTWADTSGLEKSFNYKPSTGIDVGVKRFVDWYKTYYNIQN from the coding sequence ATGAAAATATTAGTAACTGGTGCAGCAGGTTTCATAGGATATCATTTATCCGAAAAACTGCTATCACTAGGTCATACAATAGTTGGTTTAGATAGTATTAACGACTATTACGATGTTAACTTGAAACTTGCCAGGTTAAGCCAGCTTGGTATAGAAAACGTAGAGGACGGCAAATTACTTTCGGGTAGTAAACATAGTAACCAGTTCAAATTCATAAAACTAAATCTGGAAGATAAAGAAGCTATTAATAATTTGTTCCAAACAGAGCAGTTTGATAGTATTTGTAACCTAGCAGCTCAGGCAGGAGTACGCTATAGTATCGAAAATCCGCATGCGTATATTGATAGCAATATTGTTGGTTTTATAAACATACTAGAAGCTTGCCGCAACTTTAACGTTAAAAAACTAGTATATGCAAGTAGCTCTAGTGTATATGGCTTAAACGATAAAATACCTTTCTCTACAGATGATAACGTAGATAATCCAGTAAGCCTTTATGCTGCTACCAAAAAAAGCAACGAGTTAATGGCACATACCTATAGCCACCTGTTTGGTATAAAAACCATAGGACTTCGTTTCTTTACAGTATACGGCCCGTGGGGAAGACCAGATATGGCAATGTTTTTATTTACAGATGCAGTATTTAACAACAAACCAATAAAGGTGTTTAACGAAGGCAACCTATCGCGTGATTTTACCTATATAGATGATATTGTACAAGGGGTTGTAGCAACACTGCTTGAAGAGGGAGATGCTAATGCACCATTATACGAACTATACAATATAGGCAATAGCCAGCCAGTTAAACTAATGGATTTTATCTCGGAGATAGAAAAAGTTACCAATAAAACAGTAGCTAAAAATTATTTGCCAATGCAACCAGGAGATGTAGAGAAAACATGGGCAGATACTAGTGGACTTGAAAAATCGTTCAATTATAAGCCCTCTACGGGAATAGACGTAGGAGTTAAAAGATTTGTAGATTGGTATAAAACCTATTACAACATACAAAACTAG
- a CDS encoding lipopolysaccharide biosynthesis protein codes for MSKGVENKTKKGLFWDLAGSFFRQFAAFFVSIILARLLSPEEFGIVGMSLVFVSITEVFIDVGFTSALIQRKEVKDIVYSSIFYVNLGISVVLALLMVLAAPYIGDFYEEPKVALILEYLALIPIIAAFGRVQSAILTKKMDFKSLSIRGVVSTIVGGIAGIIGALTGMGVYSLVLLQIFTVLTSTVLLWFATGWRPKLEFSGTEVKSLLGYSSFVFFDQALRKVFNKIDTIFIGKYFSAATLGFYTRAESLKAQIDTYTSNSLRKVMFPALSALQDDPEGFKRAYYKAFNIVTGVIVLLVGPIYFLSEQIIIGLLGDKWRPSIIFFQILLFAALTSPHVGMMAQAVLAKGHSKLKFQIGLIQRFLKLTPIVFGIWFGVVEFAIAVVGASTAVFFVYSFVVHKRLDLNFAKQMKSILIPNLIFGVFILIFHLFGEYVNVWIYATLFLLCDVLFLKLIKHESYSVIQSTLKSVTQKISKFKR; via the coding sequence ATGAGTAAAGGAGTCGAAAATAAAACGAAGAAAGGACTTTTTTGGGATTTGGCTGGAAGTTTTTTCAGGCAGTTCGCAGCCTTTTTTGTTTCAATAATATTAGCAAGGCTTCTTTCACCAGAAGAATTTGGTATAGTCGGTATGTCACTCGTTTTTGTGAGTATCACAGAGGTATTTATAGATGTAGGCTTTACCAGTGCACTAATACAACGGAAAGAAGTAAAAGATATCGTTTATTCGTCCATTTTTTATGTAAACCTAGGTATAAGTGTCGTACTAGCCTTATTAATGGTATTAGCAGCACCATATATAGGCGATTTTTATGAAGAACCCAAAGTTGCTCTAATATTAGAATATCTTGCATTAATACCAATTATAGCAGCGTTTGGCAGAGTACAATCTGCCATACTAACTAAAAAGATGGACTTTAAAAGTCTATCAATTAGGGGTGTTGTTTCAACTATAGTTGGTGGTATAGCAGGAATAATAGGAGCCTTAACAGGTATGGGAGTTTATAGTTTAGTACTGCTCCAAATATTTACTGTTCTTACATCTACTGTTTTGTTATGGTTTGCAACAGGTTGGCGACCCAAACTTGAGTTTTCTGGTACAGAAGTAAAATCGTTACTAGGCTATTCCAGCTTTGTGTTTTTTGACCAAGCACTCCGAAAAGTATTCAATAAAATTGATACTATCTTTATAGGTAAGTATTTCTCAGCTGCTACGTTAGGTTTTTACACTAGGGCAGAATCGTTAAAAGCACAAATAGATACATATACCTCTAATAGTTTACGTAAAGTAATGTTTCCTGCTTTAAGTGCGTTGCAAGATGACCCAGAGGGATTTAAAAGAGCATATTACAAAGCATTCAATATTGTAACAGGCGTTATAGTACTTTTAGTAGGACCTATATACTTCCTGTCAGAACAAATTATAATAGGACTTTTAGGAGATAAATGGCGACCAAGTATTATATTTTTTCAAATATTACTTTTCGCTGCCCTTACAAGCCCTCATGTTGGTATGATGGCGCAAGCTGTTTTAGCAAAAGGCCATTCCAAACTAAAATTTCAAATAGGACTCATACAGCGTTTCCTAAAACTTACACCAATAGTATTTGGTATATGGTTTGGTGTAGTGGAGTTTGCTATAGCCGTTGTAGGCGCATCAACAGCAGTATTTTTTGTATACTCATTTGTGGTACACAAAAGATTAGATTTGAATTTTGCAAAGCAAATGAAAAGTATACTTATACCGAATTTAATTTTTGGCGTATTTATTCTTATTTTTCATTTATTCGGAGAGTATGTTAATGTATGGATATATGCAACACTATTTTTATTATGTGACGTACTTTTCTTAAAATTAATAAAACATGAAAGCTATTCTGTTATTCAGAGTACTTTAAAATCAGTAACCCAAAAAATATCAAAATTTAAACGATAA
- the cysD gene encoding sulfate adenylyltransferase subunit CysD, which yields MSKYYLNYLDELESEAIFILREVWAQFQNPVILFSGGKDSIVVTHLAKKAFHPAKIPFALMHVDTGHNFPETIKFRDDLVRDMGVQLLVGSVQEAIDTGRVAEEKGKNATRNTLQITTLLDAIENNKVDCAIGGGRRDEEKARAKERFFSHRDEFGQWDPKNQRPELWNLLNGKHFQGEHFRAFPISNWTEMDVWNYIKRENIAIPSLYFAHEREVVWRNDSWIPKSEFLKLDGSEEIVTKKIRFRTLGDITITGGIESDADTLAKIVDEVATMRHTERGNRSDDKRSESAMEDRKREGYF from the coding sequence ATGAGTAAGTATTATCTAAATTATTTAGATGAATTAGAGTCTGAAGCAATCTTTATATTAAGAGAAGTATGGGCGCAATTCCAAAATCCAGTAATACTATTTTCTGGAGGTAAAGATTCAATTGTGGTTACACACTTAGCTAAAAAGGCTTTTCATCCTGCAAAAATTCCTTTTGCACTAATGCACGTTGATACAGGACATAATTTTCCTGAAACCATAAAGTTTCGTGATGACCTAGTAAGAGATATGGGAGTTCAGCTTCTTGTAGGTTCTGTACAGGAAGCTATTGATACGGGTAGGGTAGCAGAGGAAAAAGGTAAAAATGCAACTCGTAACACACTACAAATTACAACGCTGCTAGATGCAATAGAAAACAACAAAGTAGATTGTGCTATTGGAGGAGGGCGTCGTGATGAAGAAAAAGCACGAGCAAAAGAACGTTTCTTTTCACATAGAGATGAATTTGGACAATGGGATCCTAAAAACCAACGTCCAGAATTATGGAATTTATTAAACGGAAAACATTTTCAAGGAGAACATTTCAGAGCTTTTCCAATAAGTAACTGGACTGAAATGGACGTTTGGAATTATATAAAAAGAGAAAATATTGCCATACCATCATTATACTTTGCACACGAGCGCGAAGTAGTATGGCGTAATGATTCTTGGATACCAAAATCAGAGTTTTTAAAACTCGATGGTAGCGAGGAGATTGTTACCAAAAAGATTCGTTTTAGAACTTTAGGAGATATTACCATAACAGGAGGTATTGAATCGGATGCGGACACCTTGGCAAAAATTGTAGACGAAGTAGCTACAATGCGCCACACAGAAAGAGGCAACCGCTCTGATGATAAACGCTCAGAATCTGCAATGGAAGACAGAAAAAGAGAAGGTTATTTTTAA
- the cysC gene encoding adenylyl-sulfate kinase, producing MSNNIIAHDYIVSREKRNQKNNHNSFVIWFTGLSGSGKSTIANKVEEALFEIGIKTYTLDGDNIRMGINKGLGFSEDDRHENLRRIAEVGKLFVDAGVVTVAAFVSPLQKDRELVKSIIGANNFVEVFVDTSLEECEKRDVKGLYKKARAGEIKNFTGIDAPYEAPTQPNVLIETEKESVAAAVKKVVTFVKHKLEL from the coding sequence ATGAGTAATAACATAATAGCACACGATTATATCGTTTCTCGAGAGAAACGCAACCAAAAAAACAACCATAACTCATTTGTAATTTGGTTTACAGGACTTTCAGGCTCAGGAAAATCAACCATAGCCAATAAAGTTGAAGAAGCTTTGTTTGAAATAGGTATAAAAACCTATACCTTAGATGGAGATAATATCCGTATGGGTATAAACAAAGGCTTAGGTTTTAGTGAAGATGACCGTCATGAAAATTTGAGACGAATTGCAGAAGTTGGGAAACTTTTTGTAGATGCAGGCGTAGTTACAGTAGCCGCATTTGTGTCGCCTTTGCAAAAAGATAGAGAATTGGTTAAAAGCATTATTGGGGCAAACAATTTTGTAGAAGTTTTTGTAGATACAAGCCTTGAGGAATGTGAAAAAAGAGATGTTAAAGGGTTATACAAAAAAGCACGTGCTGGCGAGATAAAAAATTTCACAGGCATTGATGCACCTTACGAAGCACCGACACAACCCAATGTTTTAATAGAAACAGAAAAAGAAAGTGTAGCGGCGGCAGTAAAAAAAGTAGTTACATTTGTAAAGCATAAATTAGAACTTTAA
- a CDS encoding sulfotransferase family protein has translation MVPDFILGGVMKSGTTFLHNLLQNHPQVKIIDRNMDHAYFDDDRIFERGKEWYLSLFDGAMADKKAGKLIGQTSADCNFNPGSVKRIMEHNPDTKLIFILRHPIDRAYSLYWHQYGMGREFRKFEQAIAKEPELIKKSYHHLKHYSYMERSRYNAQFKEITELVPAENLLILDFESLVKNTKPTVNVVLEFLGLNKINNVEELNFSELPRNPAKIPTNHTVVLFSAFLQKIGLVPVGRRIVNLFREQVRPPKMKDDTRKMLEEELKEDIIFFEKVKEDFKSKTANQ, from the coding sequence ATGGTTCCAGATTTTATATTAGGCGGAGTTATGAAAAGTGGCACAACATTTTTACATAATTTACTCCAAAATCATCCACAAGTAAAAATCATCGATCGAAATATGGATCATGCCTATTTTGATGACGATAGAATTTTTGAACGTGGCAAAGAGTGGTACCTTAGTCTTTTTGATGGTGCAATGGCAGATAAAAAGGCAGGTAAGCTAATTGGTCAAACCTCTGCCGATTGTAATTTTAATCCAGGTAGTGTAAAGAGGATAATGGAGCACAACCCAGATACAAAATTAATATTCATATTACGTCACCCCATAGACAGAGCGTACTCATTATACTGGCACCAATATGGTATGGGACGAGAATTTAGAAAATTTGAGCAAGCAATTGCCAAAGAGCCAGAACTTATTAAAAAGTCATACCACCACTTAAAACACTACTCTTACATGGAGCGTAGCAGGTATAATGCACAATTTAAAGAAATAACAGAGTTAGTTCCTGCTGAAAATCTTTTAATTCTGGATTTTGAATCGTTAGTAAAAAATACCAAACCAACCGTAAATGTTGTGTTAGAGTTTTTAGGCTTAAATAAAATAAATAACGTAGAGGAATTAAACTTTTCCGAATTACCTAGAAATCCAGCAAAAATACCAACAAACCATACCGTAGTACTGTTTTCTGCTTTTCTGCAAAAAATAGGTTTAGTACCTGTTGGTAGAAGGATTGTTAACCTGTTTAGAGAGCAGGTTCGTCCTCCTAAGATGAAAGATGATACTAGAAAAATGTTAGAAGAAGAATTAAAGGAAGATATTATTTTCTTTGAAAAAGTAAAGGAAGATTTTAAATCAAAAACGGCAAATCAATAG
- the murB gene encoding UDP-N-acetylmuramate dehydrogenase → MNTLKVEHNFDLTNYNSYRIKAICKRAFFPSDEKDFIEVFSDTPESKIIIGGGYNIIFAKENYDLDFVIVGESYSGIKLEEDNIIVCESGANTKDLSEFALANSLSGVEIFYDIPSSLGGAVVMNAGASGEEIKDILVKVRYLDLEDMTVKEIYKEDIGYQYRNSLFQRETNKIVLKAWLRLEPGNAADIRSKMETIKEARWAKQPKEYPNAGSVFKRPPGHYVGPMIDELQLKGYRIGGAEVSKKHGGFIVNIDNATGMDIINIVKHVQAKVKERYGVDLEIEQRII, encoded by the coding sequence ATTAATACATTGAAAGTAGAGCATAACTTTGACCTGACAAATTATAATAGCTACCGTATTAAAGCAATTTGTAAACGTGCTTTTTTTCCTAGTGATGAAAAGGATTTTATAGAAGTTTTTAGTGATACACCCGAATCTAAAATAATTATTGGAGGCGGATACAACATCATTTTTGCTAAAGAAAACTACGATTTAGATTTTGTTATTGTAGGTGAAAGCTATTCAGGTATAAAGCTAGAAGAAGATAATATAATTGTTTGCGAATCAGGCGCAAATACTAAAGATCTTAGTGAGTTTGCATTAGCGAACTCTTTATCAGGTGTTGAAATATTTTACGACATTCCTAGCTCCTTAGGAGGTGCTGTAGTTATGAATGCTGGAGCAAGTGGCGAAGAAATAAAAGATATTTTAGTAAAAGTTAGATACCTTGACTTAGAGGATATGACGGTTAAGGAAATATATAAAGAAGATATTGGTTATCAGTACCGAAATAGTTTATTTCAGCGCGAAACAAATAAAATTGTTTTAAAAGCCTGGTTACGATTGGAGCCTGGTAATGCTGCGGATATACGAAGTAAAATGGAAACCATTAAAGAAGCAAGATGGGCAAAGCAACCAAAAGAATACCCAAATGCAGGTAGTGTGTTTAAAAGACCACCAGGGCATTATGTAGGACCAATGATTGACGAATTGCAACTAAAAGGCTACAGAATAGGTGGAGCAGAAGTCTCTAAAAAGCACGGAGGCTTTATTGTAAATATTGATAATGCCACAGGTATGGATATTATTAATATAGTAAAACATGTACAAGCAAAGGTTAAAGAACGATATGGTGTGGATCTTGAAATTGAACAACGAATTATTTAA
- the cysQ gene encoding 3'(2'),5'-bisphosphate nucleotidase CysQ, with protein sequence MKQIYNTAIQASIEAGEAIMKIYEKDFEVAYKEDASPLTAADSAANTVIMRYLSSTDVPVISEENKQLPYNERKDWTSCWIVDPLDGTKEFIKKNGEFTVNIALVTNGAPQFGVIYVPAVKTLYYGDIATGKSYRAVLNNVDDSVETIIAYAKEIKPTPDEDILRVVGSRSHMSQDTQDFVDSLKTKTDKSIEIVSKGSSLKFCLVAEGKADVYPRFAPTMEWDTAAGQAICKAVGLSVIDNTTKQEMVYNKENLLNPYFLVSL encoded by the coding sequence ATGAAGCAGATATACAATACAGCAATACAAGCAAGTATTGAAGCAGGAGAAGCAATAATGAAAATCTATGAAAAAGATTTTGAAGTTGCCTATAAGGAAGACGCTTCGCCACTTACAGCGGCAGATAGTGCGGCTAACACCGTAATAATGCGTTATTTATCTTCTACAGATGTTCCTGTAATAAGCGAAGAAAATAAGCAACTACCTTACAACGAACGTAAAGATTGGACTTCTTGTTGGATTGTAGACCCGCTAGATGGTACCAAAGAGTTCATAAAGAAAAACGGAGAATTTACTGTAAATATTGCATTGGTTACCAATGGTGCACCACAGTTTGGTGTTATATATGTACCTGCTGTAAAAACGCTGTACTATGGCGATATTGCTACAGGAAAATCATACAGAGCGGTACTTAATAATGTAGATGATAGTGTTGAAACTATTATAGCCTATGCCAAAGAAATTAAGCCTACTCCAGATGAAGATATATTAAGAGTAGTAGGAAGTCGCTCACACATGAGTCAAGATACACAAGACTTTGTTGATAGCCTTAAAACTAAAACAGATAAAAGTATAGAGATAGTATCAAAAGGAAGTTCGCTTAAATTTTGCCTTGTAGCAGAAGGGAAAGCAGATGTTTACCCTAGGTTTGCACCAACAATGGAATGGGATACAGCGGCGGGTCAGGCAATTTGCAAAGCAGTAGGCTTATCTGTAATAGATAATACTACTAAACAAGAAATGGTATATAACAAAGAAAACTTGTTAAACCCTTACTTTTTGGTTTCTTTATGA
- a CDS encoding sulfate adenylyltransferase subunit 1: MQINNNQLLRFTTAGSVDDGKSTLIGRLLYDSKSIFEDQLEAIEATSKRKGLGKVDLALFTDGLRDEREQGITIDVAYRYFTTPKRKFIIADTPGHIQYTRNMVTGASTANAAIILIDARHGVIEQTKRHAFIASLLQIPHIIVCVNKMDLVDYDEKIYNKIVTQFEEFSSKLNVKDVRFIPISALNGDNVVNRSELMDWFNGSPLLHALETLHISSDINKIDARFAIQTVIRPQREGFIDYRGYAGRISSGIYRVGDEIVVLPSGFTSRIKSINAGEDDIDEAYAPMSVAITLEDDIDASRGNMIVKKNNQPEMIQEFDVMLCWLHNNPARPGAKYTLMHTSNEQRAIIKEVVYKIDINTYERDTENKDLAMNDIGRIKIRSAQSIMVDPYRDNRNTGSIILIDEGTNETVAAGMIVG; encoded by the coding sequence ATGCAAATCAATAACAATCAATTATTACGATTTACTACAGCAGGAAGTGTTGATGATGGTAAAAGTACACTTATAGGACGTTTACTGTATGATTCTAAATCTATATTTGAAGACCAACTAGAAGCTATTGAAGCAACAAGTAAGCGAAAAGGTTTAGGTAAGGTAGACTTGGCTCTTTTTACTGATGGACTTAGAGATGAGCGTGAGCAAGGAATTACTATTGATGTAGCCTACCGTTACTTTACAACACCCAAGCGAAAATTTATTATTGCAGATACTCCAGGACACATTCAGTACACCCGAAATATGGTTACTGGTGCATCTACAGCCAATGCAGCAATTATATTAATTGATGCTAGGCATGGTGTAATAGAGCAAACAAAGCGCCATGCTTTTATCGCTTCGTTGTTACAAATACCACATATTATAGTGTGTGTAAACAAAATGGATCTTGTAGATTACGATGAGAAAATATATAATAAAATTGTAACACAATTCGAAGAGTTTTCATCTAAACTTAACGTAAAAGATGTTCGCTTTATTCCTATTAGTGCATTAAACGGCGATAACGTTGTTAATCGCTCAGAATTAATGGACTGGTTTAATGGTTCGCCACTACTACACGCTCTAGAAACGTTGCATATTAGTAGTGATATTAATAAAATAGATGCTCGTTTTGCAATACAAACAGTGATACGGCCACAACGTGAAGGATTTATTGACTATAGAGGTTATGCTGGTAGAATTAGTAGTGGGATATACAGAGTAGGAGACGAGATAGTAGTACTTCCATCAGGATTTACCTCAAGAATTAAATCAATAAATGCAGGAGAGGACGATATTGATGAGGCATATGCCCCAATGTCGGTAGCAATAACCTTAGAAGATGATATTGATGCTAGTAGAGGTAATATGATTGTTAAGAAAAACAATCAGCCAGAAATGATTCAAGAATTTGATGTAATGCTATGTTGGTTACACAATAATCCTGCGCGTCCAGGTGCTAAGTACACCCTAATGCACACATCCAATGAACAACGTGCTATAATAAAAGAAGTTGTTTATAAAATAGATATTAATACTTACGAAAGAGATACGGAGAACAAAGACCTTGCAATGAATGATATTGGCAGAATTAAAATACGCTCTGCGCAAAGTATTATGGTAGACCCTTATCGTGATAACCGTAATACAGGTAGTATTATCCTTATTGACGAGGGTACTAACGAAACAGTAGCAGCCGGCATGATTGTCGGGTAG
- a CDS encoding UDP-N-acetylglucosamine 1-carboxyvinyltransferase, with protein sequence MALSISRTKLNGLVKVSGAKNSSLRLLAASLLTEDTLYLTNFPNGLLDVQVHLKMLEALGKVVVSANDTVSIAKGQENIKTQLIWDERSIRNTLLILGALTARYGEGKVPLPGGCKLGERKYDLHVMLLEKLGAEVWEEGDYLCAKAKGGRLIGNEIHLPMRSTGATENTIIASSLAKGKTVLYNPHIRPEIMDLIEMLNKMGAKITVFGQRSIEIEGVDYLSGTKHAVIPDNMEALTWAIGSVITNGEVEIENFPYEHLEVPLVYLRESGMKFYRGETSLIVKGGTAYPVEISTGPYPGINSDMQPLFAVYGAMSKGETKIVDLRFPGRYAYAEELAKLGVDSKVVGDMLVINGGNPLHGGTVRALDLRAGIALLLAGMTTDEEVIIEDDWQIYRGYENLEEKLKNLK encoded by the coding sequence ATGGCATTATCTATATCAAGAACTAAGTTAAATGGCCTTGTTAAGGTTAGTGGCGCAAAAAATAGTTCACTTCGTTTATTAGCAGCATCCCTGTTAACAGAGGATACCCTTTACTTGACTAATTTTCCTAACGGACTTTTGGATGTGCAAGTACACCTAAAAATGCTAGAGGCATTGGGCAAGGTAGTAGTATCGGCTAACGATACCGTATCTATAGCCAAAGGGCAAGAAAATATAAAAACACAGCTTATTTGGGATGAGCGTTCTATACGAAATACACTTTTAATATTAGGAGCTCTTACAGCACGTTACGGCGAAGGTAAAGTACCATTGCCAGGAGGTTGTAAACTTGGCGAAAGAAAGTACGACCTACATGTTATGTTACTTGAAAAGCTTGGAGCAGAAGTATGGGAAGAGGGCGACTACCTTTGTGCTAAAGCAAAAGGAGGCAGGTTAATAGGTAATGAGATACATTTACCAATGCGCTCTACAGGTGCAACAGAAAATACCATTATAGCATCGTCCCTAGCAAAAGGTAAAACAGTTTTATACAACCCGCATATCAGACCTGAAATTATGGATTTGATTGAGATGTTGAATAAAATGGGAGCTAAAATAACCGTATTCGGTCAACGTTCAATAGAAATTGAGGGTGTAGATTATCTATCAGGAACCAAGCATGCTGTTATCCCAGATAATATGGAGGCATTAACATGGGCAATAGGTTCTGTTATTACCAATGGCGAGGTAGAGATAGAAAATTTCCCTTACGAGCACCTAGAAGTACCATTGGTATATTTAAGAGAAAGCGGTATGAAGTTTTACCGTGGTGAAACCAGCCTTATTGTTAAAGGCGGAACAGCCTATCCAGTAGAAATTAGTACAGGACCTTACCCTGGTATAAACTCAGATATGCAACCTTTGTTTGCAGTGTACGGGGCAATGTCAAAAGGAGAAACTAAGATTGTAGATTTACGTTTCCCAGGCAGATATGCATATGCTGAAGAGTTAGCAAAACTAGGTGTAGACTCAAAAGTAGTGGGAGATATGCTTGTAATAAATGGAGGTAACCCATTACATGGCGGTACAGTTCGTGCGCTCGATTTGCGCGCAGGTATAGCACTATTATTAGCTGGTATGACTACTGATGAAGAGGTTATTATTGAGGATGACTGGCAAATATACAGAGGTTACGAAAACCTGGAAGAAAAATTAAAAAATTTAAAATAA
- a CDS encoding serine O-acetyltransferase — protein MGLLKQINSDLHHCGSRSIHRKALTFLFNVSFRLTLNYRLGYYLAKRRNFIVNIILLYLKKRQLVKYGCDISYQAIIGKNISFPHPIGIVIGVGTVIGDNVKIWQHVTFGSKGEATMSYPNVKSNVKIFSSAQIIGGVTIGENAKVGAFSLVLKDVPDNATAIGIPAKTK, from the coding sequence TTGGGACTCTTAAAGCAGATAAATAGCGACTTACATCATTGTGGATCAAGAAGTATCCACCGTAAGGCATTAACATTCCTTTTCAATGTATCTTTTAGGCTTACATTAAATTACAGGTTAGGCTATTATTTGGCTAAAAGAAGAAACTTTATTGTAAATATTATATTACTGTACCTTAAAAAAAGACAGTTAGTAAAATACGGGTGTGATATATCATACCAGGCAATAATAGGCAAAAATATTAGTTTTCCGCACCCTATAGGTATTGTTATAGGAGTAGGAACTGTTATAGGAGATAATGTTAAGATATGGCAGCATGTAACCTTTGGTAGTAAAGGAGAGGCAACAATGTCATATCCAAATGTAAAGTCAAACGTAAAAATTTTCAGTTCGGCACAAATCATAGGAGGTGTAACTATAGGAGAGAACGCAAAAGTAGGCGCATTCTCATTAGTACTCAAAGATGTTCCAGATAACGCAACAGCAATAGGTATTCCAGCAAAAACAAAATAA
- a CDS encoding DUF2061 domain-containing protein gives MRDNSRKRHIAKTITWRIIGTIDTMLLAWLISGDPMIGLQVGFAEVVTKMILYYIHERVWFKVNLSKGGRVLESRKRHIAKAVTWRFFGTMDTMLLAWIISGNPLTGMKIGFAEVITKMGLYYIHERIWYRTNFGLSERQKK, from the coding sequence ATGAGAGACAACTCGCGCAAACGACATATTGCCAAAACTATTACATGGCGTATAATAGGCACTATAGATACCATGTTGTTGGCATGGCTTATTTCTGGAGACCCAATGATTGGTTTACAGGTTGGTTTTGCCGAGGTAGTTACAAAGATGATTTTATACTACATACATGAGCGTGTGTGGTTTAAAGTAAACCTCTCAAAAGGAGGTCGGGTTTTAGAAAGTCGTAAACGACATATTGCCAAAGCTGTAACATGGCGTTTTTTTGGCACAATGGATACAATGCTATTGGCATGGATTATATCTGGAAACCCATTAACAGGTATGAAAATTGGTTTTGCGGAAGTAATTACAAAAATGGGATTGTATTATATACACGAACGTATTTGGTATAGAACAAATTTTGGTTTATCTGAACGACAAAAGAAATGA